In Dermacentor andersoni chromosome 11, qqDerAnde1_hic_scaffold, whole genome shotgun sequence, the sequence TAGCTCAAAGCGCACTATTATTCCGTCGAAGACATCTCTCGATCGcatccgtcgtctgcttcattcgCCAGGATGCGCGTCTCCGAGAAACGGAATGAGTCGTCGTATATCGGCGCCAACGCTCGCGTTTTCTACCCTCGGGCAGCGACCGACCAGTCCCGTTagcgctatctcgtgaaacgcaaatGACTTTGAAACAAGTCGTTGGATATGCCACCAAGCTCGCTCTTTTAAATATTTCTGGGGATCTAAATCTTTAAATGCCTTTACACTGTAAGCTTATTTGTTCTTTGTAGAAAGTTCACATTACTGAGTTTTATATCGCACCCTTAGCGCGCAGTTAGGTCTTCTAGCCATCTATTACTAGGTCATGAATTTGATTCGCTAGAGCAGTGGCAGCGTTCAGACAGCGGCAGAATGCAAAATACCCGTTAAAATACCCCTCGTTGTCAAAAACGTACCGGGGGCTCATTTTACGAGAGCGCCCCCTTATCTAACAACTAATTGGCAATGAGTGGGGATATCACACAGTCAAGCCCTATTCAGGACCGCGTCCATCAGGACACGGTTCGTGGTTCTCGCGAGAGGTGGCAGCGATTCCTAACCACTGGCATTCGTAGATGCGGCAGTCGGCGCGAACAGCGCGCAAGTGCTGCGTCATCGGGCTGTGTCCGTTTTCTTAGCATCAACAAATTTTGGATAAAGTAAAAAGCAAGGTGTAAAAAGCCTTGGCGACTCGAGCTGTCACGTGATGCGCGTCGTACTGCTTTATAGCATTCATTGCTGGTTTATCCGATCCACAGAGACGGCGTGCGAAAACCGATCGGTGAAGGAATGTCGCGAAAGTTACGCGTGAAGGTCCATAGTTTTCGTTTGAAAAAAAGGGCGTTGAAAGAAGTGGTTTTTCACAATTTCTTGCCAGGATTCCGAAGCGATCAGCAACCCCAAGGTGAGTACCACTGTGCCTGCTTTAGAAGGCGTGTTCTGTTTGCGCATAACACTGGAAGTACTTTTGTTGCCTTTGTTTTGACTCGGGAGATTTGTGCGCGTTCCAGTAATTGTCGAGAGCGGTATTCGGTGCCGTTCACAGTGGCGACTTGCACATGTCGCCACTGTGAATCGCAAGTCACCACTTGCGCAAGTGGTCGCTTTCCTCCAAAagcgagtcgcaaagctgctgagCCAATCGCCGGCGCAGAAACAGCTAGTGCAGGAATTCGGAATACTATCATGGTTATCTTACGTGAGCAGGGTCGTGCAAGCAGACACGAACAGCAGCTATTGCGAGACGCTTCCGTGTGGTGATGATCCGGTCGCACTCGCCGTTGTGAACATCGATTGCCGCTGATCGCTCCTTGTCAGCCAGTCGCAGTCGGTCGCGCGACCTCTGTCAGTCGCCGAGGTGAATGCCACCTTAGCCCGGCCGCGACACTAATTATTTGCTTGAGCCATTCACGCTGAGCTCTGGTGACGGGACTTCAGAAATACCGCGCTCATTGAATTCCGTTGGCTCAGCGTCTCAGCCTCAAATTATACTGCATTTTAAAGCGTTACGCTTGAGCATAATTTACTTTTATCGTCCTACTTGAGCCAATTTCACTTCCATGTGAATTTCAATGTGCGAAAGTTAGTCTAAGCAAGTGTCCCAATATACTGGAAAGGAAATGAAGAATGCCTTGTGGTACTTATACATATATCTGTATATGTCTAGATCGAAGGAAATTCGCGTTGCGTTTATTAAAACCCGAACAGTGCACGTACAAAGATGCCGAATGATGTTTGCAACTAATTAAAGCTTTTCGACTGCTATTACGACGTGTTAAGAAGAATCGTGGCTTttacaccctgaaacaagtaaTGATTTGCAGAAGCTAATTATTGAGTGGTTTCCAAGACTCGAACGCATGTTGCATCTAATGATGCAGCATCGCTTGAATTATGGCAGTCTCACGGATGCAATTAGCACGAGTGGAGTTGGATCTGCTGCACCAGTTTCGATTATGTGTGCAGCCTGCAAAGCCTTCGCTTGCCCGCGCGAGAGCGCAGTTTTCTAGAACCTGCATACACGTACAGCTCCAGCCAATGCAGCCAATTAGCTCCAGCTAATGACTGCAAAAACGGCCACCAAGCATCATTGGCGCCCGCATGGAAGCGCCATCTCACGTCATGAATGTGAAACGCATTCAGCCTTGTTCGCTAACAAGGAACGTGCTTGCTAGTGTAATACAAGCATACTGTATACTTATACTCTATACTGCATACAGTAAACGTGTCGGAAGCATAGCCTACATGTGCTATGctggtgtttccttttttttgtgtgtgtgtgtggtggtggGCAaagtttattgaagaaatacGAATTCTGGCACGTCCCCAAAGGTTGCGGGCACGGTTGACCTCCCGCCGTTTAGACTGTACGCTCTATACATTGCTGGGGCTGTGCTCCCCTACTGGAAACCACAATGGCGTCGCCACCATGGAATGGCAACTGAGCGGCGGGAAGATGTGCCGTCAATGGCACATTAGAATAATTTGTAAAGCttgttttattgttctttttcaCCATTTACTTCTGGTTCCGATCCGGCACTGCCCGTCGATCTTCCGATTAAAAGGGATGTGACCACAGGCATGATCATCATCAAGCGGCAAGGTCTTCGTAAAAGTGTGACACCGCCCTTAAAAGATGGAGTCACGCTAGTACGTAGGGTCCGCTGACTTCTATACTTTTGTgtaagtggtttcggcacgtaaatccccataatttaaaCTTTTTTAGCCCAGGAGGAAGGGGTTGACCTTAGGTAAATTCCGTTTTAGCGGCCGCAAACCAATGAATAGTGAGACGTTGTTACTGTGTTACTGTGCGCCCAAGTGAGACCGGCCCCCAACCACTGACTAGTGCAACTCTGTGGAACCGACGTGCGACGGAATAAAATGCGGCCCTCACACTTTAGCAACCAGTGATGGTGGCCCGTCATAATAGTTCAGAGACTAACATGACGGGACCCTTCACCGTAATGAGTGCTTAAGTGAAAATCTAACCCTGTTCACGGCTCGGCGCGGTCTTCAAACGTCAAAACAAACAGCTCATATCAATAAATACAAAATGTCATTAATAATCTGCCCTCAGCGCGAGACGAGACTAAGCGATGGCTGAATTTATTTCATGCCGTCATGACGGAGAGCTATTAGAAAATGTGAATTCATATCGGAGCGGCCAACCTGGGCAGCCTGGGCCATACAGGTTAACAAATAATTTTCGGAGAGTGGAAAACATGCCCTGATACTGAAGCCGGACCACCGCCATATTATAAAGGGTCGATAAAACATCCTTTTGTGAAGGAAGGAAGAAACGAGCTTACCTAAAAAACGCGCAATATGGTGACTTACTTTTGCCGTACAGGTACTGGCTGACGCGCATATTTGCGTTACAGATTTTTAGGAACAAGCCTGATCTTGCTTGGAAATTGTTTCACATGACGCCAGCTAAACTCAGTTAATAGCTTCGTTGTGAACAACCAGCTCTTGTTTTATAATTAGCCAGCATTTACGCTCACAGAGCAAAAAGCATTTGCTCAGTGAGCGGGTTCCAGTAGAGGCAACGCCGGTTTCACCTGTGCTGGCAACAAGCTGCGAAACCTTCCACTCCAAAAAATTCTCTGAAAGCTCCTTGGTCTGGGCGCTGCCTTGTTACACAGTCATGGTAGCCGACGGTAGAGTCCACAGTATACTGCATGCGCATTTGCCAAGCATATCGCGTATCACGTCAAGGTAAAAGATTCGTGATCGGTTTATGGTATCTATTGGTACGTCGAAGCATTAGCCGTAGAGATATGCAGGAGATATGCAGTAGCGCGAGCATACGCTTACCGTAGAGGTGTCTTCGCTGCCGCCCACAAAGCACAAGCTTGCACTTTTAGTTAGGCGCAACACTTGCGTTGACCTTTGCCGTTGTCCAGTGCTCCGTTTCTCACGCGCAGCTGTGATACGCTGTTGGAGGCGACGTTGCTCGCAAGCAAAAATGTGCACCGTGCACTGACTCGGAGATGCTGAAAGAAAGATGTACTGCGCAAGTGAGCTCGAAGACGTTTCGATCTAGCGAGTTGAAAATTTTCGTATGGAAATAGCGTGCGTTACTACCAGTAACTGCAGTAAGTACAGTGCGGATCCCGGTGGAGGCAACAGAAAAACGTCCAGTCTGCCGGACTCGAGGACGCTACTCCCAAGCAACTAGCCGCACTGTCCAGCTGCCTTGGCGGCGTTACTCTCAACAGCAGACGGGCTATGCGAAGCCTGAAGCCGTTACTCTCAAAGTTCCACGCATGCTGTCAGGCCAGGGCACGTTAGTTTTCTACACAGCAATGCGTATCGTTGCTCATGAATAGCAAAAACGGACTGTGCAGTGCTCTCAGACGACGTTACTTTTGGATGCATCAAGGCGCACCATGGATTTTCAACAACGCATTACCCTCGAAAACAGCTACGGTGCATAGTGCAGCGGTACAACAGACGTTACCTTCGGGAACCAAGCCGTATTGCGGTACAGCTAGAAGCGTTaccctcaaatagcaaggcgtgCTATGCTGGCAACAAAAGCGTTACAGATTGTCATTCTGCACGGCGCGAACGAGCGTTAGTCTCGAACAAGTAGCACCGCTGTGCTGTCCTCGAAAACGTCGTGCTCGGCGGCAGAGAGAGCCACTGTTGAGGGTTGCGATTCGTTAAGGTCGATTTACGCTTGAGCCGCACGACCACACGCGTGCGTCAGACGGACAGGGCGGCGTGTGACTCGAGTGTAAACCGGCCCTTAGTGTCTGCAGTCGAACACCGAGCAATACTGACTCCACTAAACGACGTTAGAGCAGGACTTCTTGTTCGCCTTCGTGGGGCAGGTTCGTCTTGGTAGCAATGATAACGTCACGTCTACCAAGACGAAATGACGTTACCTTGGCGTATAGCCAGGCGTACTGTACAAGGCTGTGTGGCGTTACTATCGAACAGCAGTGTGTACTGTACCGGGctacgaaggaaaaaaaataggcTGATTGTCGAGCCCACGCTTTCTGTCACACGACGTGTTCGAACGAGTAGAAAGGCGTGGACAAAGTACAGCAGGAAGCAAGTGCAAGCAAAAGAGGCCCTTTCTTTTTatgtcaacacacacacacacaacacacacactgtTCCTACACCGTGGCGGGGTTAGTGGTTCTGGACCCCTACATCTGGCCGTAGTCGTGTGGCTGGTAGAGCGCCGCCGTCGGGTCTGCAACGGGCATCGGAGCCGCCGCCATGTTCGCCGGCATCCCGTAGTACTCGCCGTAGTAGGGAGCGTACCCCGGCGCAGGCGCCGCGTAGTACGTGGCCCCGTACGGTGCCTCCCAGCCCGTGGGTGCCGGCAGGGCCGGCGCGTAGGCTGCGGTCGCGGCGTACGGATTGGAGACGGCTGCGGCAGCGGCGTAGTCGTAGCCGTAGCCGGCGACACCCGGTGTCGCACCGAGAGCGAAACCAGTGGGCATCGGCGGCGCCGACTCCGGGGGACTGGACGCCGCACCGACGGTGGGCGTCGGAGCGCGGCGCATCATCTTGCGTTCGAGGCCGGCCTGCTGGTACGAGCCCGCCGCGGCCCCTGCTCCACCACCTCGGCGCGACCGCGGCCTGAAGGGTCCGACCCCGCTGGCTCCAGCGCCGCGCGTCGTCCTCGCCTTGTCTCGAGCCCTCTCGACCCGCAGCAGCGCACCGTTGACGATGGCACCGTTCATCTCGCGCACCGCCTCGTCGACGCACGACATGTCCTCGAACTCGACGAACGCGAAGCCCGGCGGGTTCTGCGCCATCCAAACTTCCTTGAGGCGTCCGTACTTGCCGAACTCGCGCTCCAGGTCTTCGCGCGCCATGGCGCTGTCGAGGCCGCCCACGAAGATGCGTCCCGATAGGACGTAGCCGCCGGTCGTGGTCGAGCTGCTCATGGTTACGATGGACGCTCCTTTATGCTGATGGCCTGCGCCACGGTGCTCAAAGccgtgccgctgctgctgcttcggtcAGGGTTCCTCCTGCGCGCACTCACCGCAGGCCTCGGCTGGTTGTTTCGAACGTTTCTCTTCGACAACCCCTGGCGGCAGCTGCACCCGTCTCCGCGCctgcttcgtcgtcgtcgttgcggTAGCAGCGGCTGCCACGTGCATGCCAGCGGGCAATGAACGCCGCTTGACGTTGTCTTTCTCGCTTTTGCCTGCCCCGACACACGTGCGTTGTGTGATGCATCTCCTGCCCAGGGCGGGCTGTGTGCAGCGTTCATGTACTTGGAGACGCCAGTTGATCTGGCGGGGAGACAAGAGGCTAATCTGTGCAATGCGTTACATGGCACAACGTTACTGTTAACGAACCAGACGGGCACGGCCTGTGGACGCTGTGCTTCATTCAAGTTTTATCGTTGACCTCCGCGGTGTTACCCCTGCGCGTCCCTGCCCACTGCCGGAGTGCACTCTCTGCGCGTTGCCCCCATTACGGGCTTCGCAAAAAGAGTGTTCGCCACTCTTGCGACCGCCGCTCTCCGGCAGCGCTGCCCATCAACCCTTATTAAGGCCCCTAGATATATAAAGAAAAACTTCTGTCTAGATACCTTAACACCTGCCCTGCCACTCGCTGTCATCGCGCAGAGGCGCATGCAACGGGTTGCACGTGAGTTATTATTCATAATTTTGCTGACTGAGGttctaaatgcgaagcatttgtTGCCGAACATTTACcgctttgacagtatctatctagccacctacgtcttggtgctctcatggtcgtttcgttaacttggtatgtatcaaaattggcatagtatgacaggaGTGTATGACGTACTTAAATCGTCGAtaatgacatgaatatcatgacatgtgtgtcatgtaggtcatgaaatgGCCGCCTATGTCTTGGTACTCTCAttgtcatttcgttaacttggtatgtaccgaaattggcaCAGTATGACAGGAGTGTATCACGAACATAAATGATGGGTCGTGACATGCATGTCTGGATTCTTATGAACGTCGtgatatgcgtgtcatgtagcTTATGAAACAGTCGCCCATGTCTTCGTGCTTTCATGGTCGTTTAGTTAACTTCGTAGGCTCCCTTCGCATACCACCGGTTCCCACAAGACGTGGTATCCGCCGGCTTTTTTGTCTTTTATCATTTTTAGGACGGCGAGTATCGAAGACGCCGCGCAGTGTTCTGCAAATGAAATGTACCTTGCAGAGTTCGCAAGTAAGAACTCTTTAATTATGTAGACAcatgttgcaacagaa encodes:
- the LOC126539467 gene encoding uncharacterized protein; protein product: MSSSTTTGGYVLSGRIFVGGLDSAMAREDLEREFGKYGRLKEVWMAQNPPGFAFVEFEDMSCVDEAVREMNGAIVNGALLRVERARDKARTTRGAGASGVGPFRPRSRRGGGAGAAAGSYQQAGLERKMMRRAPTPTVGAASSPPESAPPMPTGFALGATPGVAGYGYDYAAAAAVSNPYAATAAYAPALPAPTGWEAPYGATYYAAPAPGYAPYYGEYYGMPANMAAAPMPVADPTAALYQPHDYGQM